In Pedobacter sp. WC2423, the following are encoded in one genomic region:
- a CDS encoding M14 metallopeptidase family protein yields MKKITLLFLSLFICFTAIQAQIKSPDTFLGYPLGTRFTPHYQILAYFKYLAGADNNIKIINYGKTYENRELLVAVVSSKDNISNLEQLRKNNLSLSKAEGGALSLNKQPAILWLSYNIHGNEASSSETAMKMLYTLAEGVNRQTKDWLKNTIVIIDPCLNPDGRERYINYYTGVAGLTPDANPFSREHTEPWPGGRPNHYYFDLNRDWAWQSQIETQQRQVLYHQWMPEVHIDFHEQSYNEPYYFAPAAEPVHQDITAFQREFQIIAGKNNARYFDKNGWQYFTKERFDLLYPSYGDTYPLYNGAIGMTYEQGGIGAGLVVVTANGDSLTLKDRINHHLTTGLATLETVSDNAYKLVAEFKKYFTQAVSYPSGTYKTYVVKADNQSRMKKMAALLTKNNIKYAFGGDKTIAGFNFGTKKTALFRLSRNDMVISLKQPASVLANVLFEPQTVVTDSNTYDITAWALPYAYGLNAFGCKEVFAGEFPEPELRKDSVQVLVKPYGWGLSWDAIEDAQILIALHRANIKVRIAEQAFTVAGKVRQAGSLLIYRAENEKLHKFIEGDIAALSKKYSKPFFAIAGSYVEKGKDLGSSAYPLLPVPKVAMVAGRDISAQSVGEVWHFFEQELNYPLNIISEQSIGSLNLATTNVLILPDGSYMRRNMEKLEDWINLGGKVILLEDAISSVVGIKPFEIRKKEFPAAAVKDGFFRSYNEKDKDNAADAIPGAIYKVTLDKSHPFSIGLGEVYYTLKTDDKIYEPLQKGWNVGMLKPDAYVTGVAGKNIQEKLTQGMLFGVQPSGKGNIVYLSCNLTFRSFWESGKQLFANTIFLVF; encoded by the coding sequence ATGAAGAAAATTACGCTCTTATTTTTATCACTATTCATCTGCTTTACGGCTATTCAGGCACAGATAAAATCTCCGGATACATTTTTGGGTTATCCGCTGGGCACAAGATTTACTCCGCATTATCAAATTCTGGCTTATTTTAAATACCTGGCTGGAGCAGATAATAATATCAAAATCATCAATTATGGCAAGACTTATGAGAATCGCGAGTTATTAGTCGCTGTAGTCTCCTCAAAAGATAACATAAGCAATCTTGAACAGCTTAGAAAGAATAATTTAAGTTTGAGTAAGGCAGAAGGAGGAGCGCTCAGTTTAAATAAACAGCCTGCTATTTTATGGTTAAGCTATAATATACATGGAAATGAAGCCAGTTCATCAGAAACAGCAATGAAAATGCTGTATACTTTAGCTGAAGGTGTAAACAGGCAAACAAAAGACTGGCTGAAAAATACGATAGTTATCATCGACCCCTGTCTGAACCCTGATGGAAGAGAAAGGTATATTAATTATTATACAGGTGTAGCAGGTTTGACCCCTGATGCGAATCCTTTTTCCAGAGAGCATACAGAGCCCTGGCCAGGGGGGCGTCCGAATCATTATTACTTTGACCTTAACCGCGACTGGGCCTGGCAATCTCAAATTGAAACGCAACAGCGTCAGGTTTTATATCATCAGTGGATGCCTGAGGTACATATAGATTTCCATGAGCAAAGTTATAATGAACCCTACTACTTTGCACCTGCTGCCGAGCCGGTACATCAGGATATTACGGCTTTTCAGCGTGAATTTCAAATTATAGCCGGAAAAAATAATGCCCGTTATTTCGATAAAAACGGATGGCAATACTTTACAAAAGAGCGATTTGATTTATTATACCCTTCTTATGGAGATACTTATCCTTTATATAATGGGGCAATCGGGATGACTTATGAGCAAGGTGGAATTGGCGCAGGTTTAGTTGTAGTGACTGCCAATGGTGATTCTTTAACTTTAAAGGACAGGATAAACCATCATCTGACAACTGGGCTTGCTACGCTGGAAACCGTGTCTGATAATGCTTATAAACTGGTTGCGGAGTTTAAGAAATACTTTACCCAGGCAGTTTCTTATCCTTCTGGTACTTATAAAACTTATGTAGTGAAAGCTGATAATCAAAGCAGAATGAAAAAAATGGCTGCTTTGTTAACAAAGAATAATATCAAATATGCTTTTGGAGGTGATAAAACAATAGCGGGATTTAATTTCGGAACAAAAAAGACGGCACTTTTCAGATTGAGCAGGAATGACATGGTGATCAGTCTTAAACAGCCAGCGTCTGTTTTAGCGAACGTACTTTTTGAACCTCAAACGGTGGTCACAGATTCAAATACCTATGATATTACTGCCTGGGCGTTACCTTATGCCTACGGTTTGAATGCTTTTGGGTGTAAAGAAGTGTTTGCTGGTGAATTTCCGGAACCTGAACTTAGGAAGGATAGTGTGCAAGTATTGGTAAAGCCTTATGGATGGGGCTTGTCCTGGGATGCAATTGAGGATGCTCAGATTTTAATCGCACTGCACCGGGCAAATATTAAGGTCCGTATTGCAGAACAAGCTTTTACTGTAGCAGGAAAAGTTCGTCAGGCAGGGTCATTGTTGATTTACAGGGCTGAAAATGAGAAACTCCATAAGTTTATTGAGGGAGATATTGCTGCGCTTTCTAAAAAATATAGTAAACCCTTTTTTGCCATTGCCGGCAGTTATGTAGAAAAGGGAAAAGATCTGGGTTCTTCTGCTTATCCATTACTTCCGGTACCCAAAGTTGCGATGGTTGCCGGTCGGGATATTTCTGCTCAGAGTGTTGGAGAGGTCTGGCACTTTTTTGAGCAGGAATTGAATTATCCATTGAATATTATATCAGAACAAAGCATTGGAAGCTTGAATCTGGCAACTACTAATGTCCTGATTTTGCCTGACGGGTCTTATATGCGTAGAAATATGGAAAAATTGGAAGATTGGATTAACCTTGGCGGTAAAGTGATTCTTTTGGAAGATGCTATTTCAAGTGTAGTAGGAATCAAGCCGTTTGAGATCAGAAAGAAAGAGTTTCCGGCTGCTGCAGTAAAAGACGGGTTTTTTCGGAGTTATAATGAAAAAGACAAAGACAATGCAGCAGATGCCATCCCCGGAGCTATTTATAAAGTTACACTGGATAAGAGCCACCCTTTTTCCATAGGGCTGGGCGAAGTTTATTATACTTTAAAAACGGATGATAAGATTTATGAGCCTTTGCAAAAAGGATGGAATGTCGGGATGTTGAAACCTGATGCATACGTAACTGGAGTTGCTGGTAAAAATATACAGGAAAAATTAACACAAGGGATGTTATTTGGCGTGCAGCCATCTGGTAAGGGAAATATTGTATATCTCTCTTGTAATCTAACATTTCGTTCGTTTTGGGAAAGTGGTAAGCAACTTTTTGCTAATACTATATTTCTCGTGTTTTAG